One part of the Acipenser ruthenus chromosome 55, fAciRut3.2 maternal haplotype, whole genome shotgun sequence genome encodes these proteins:
- the pcsk1nl gene encoding proprotein convertase subtilisin/kexin type 1 inhibitor, like, which translates to MTGPLSSAAFLISIFIFLSAVSGLPCKPVNNGGQQRVSWSRDEFAGGRRFRRDLRDSLPPLPYEAEMMAYPPPSSSDSQQQLRNDVYYQPGEGGWRGRGQQDDRRRGQALQQLVEDGRRRDQEAVYLAGLLRLLTAEAGPGGYPGAQERPPKAGEAGLAPGGDFQGPFLPDYDDTSMVKPQRAWQNLQNLQNLMEPQLAQALMNRYRQEKLYEAGLSPPPASRLELQEAAAEAEGEADEEVLRYLVGRILSSMGSEGGQQSEGHSGLRRSRRSLDEGASSPDEENLLRVKRLDEAGMRDAIQGLQRIKGVDTEPQQQQAEKQVRKRRYAAYDPDELAERILKYLPD; encoded by the exons ATGACGGGCCCTCTCAGCAGCGCAGCGTTCCTGATCAGCATCTTCATCTTTCTGAGCGCCGTGTCGGGCTTACCCTGCAAG CCGGTGAACAATGGCGGTCAGCAACGAGTCTCCTGGAGCCGTGACGAATTTGCCGGCGGGCGCCGTTTCCGCAGGGACCTACGCGACTCCCTGCCCCCCCTCCCATACGAGGCCGAGATGATGGCGTACCCGCCTCCCTCCTCCTCCGACTCCCAGCAGCAGCTCCGCAACGACGTCTACTACCAGCCGGGGGAGGGGGGCTGGAGGGGACGAGGGCAGCAGGACGACCGGAGGCGGGGCcaggccctgcagcagctggtgGAGGACGGTCGAAGGAGGGACCAGGAGGCTGTCTATCTGGCCGGCTTGCTCCGGCTCCTGACCGCCGAGGCGGGGCCCGGGGGCTACCCCGGGGCCCAGGAGAGGCCCCCCAAAGCCGGGGAGGCGGGCTTGGCCCCGGGCGGCGACTTCCAGGGCCCCTTCCTGCCCGATTACGACGACACCAGCATGGTGAAGCCCCAGAGAGCGTGGCAGAACCTCCAGAACCTCCAGAACCTGATGGAGCCCCAGCTTGCCCAGGCGCTGATGAACCGATACAGGCAGGAGAAGCTCTATGAGGCCGGTCTCTCCCCCCCGCCAGCCTCCAGACTCGAGCTTCAAGAGGCAGCAGCCGAGGCAGAGGGGGAGGCGGACGAGGAAGTGTTGAG GTACCTGGTGGGACGGATCCTGTCCAGTATGGGGAGCGAGGGGGGGCAGCAGTCGGAGGGCCACTCAGGGCTCAGACGCTCCCGCCGGTCCCTGGACGAGGGAGCGAGCAGCCCCGACGAGGAGAACCTGCTGCGGGTGAAGCGGCTGGATGAGGCGGGGATGAGAGATGCGATTCAGGGGCTGCAGCGCATAAAGGGGGTCGATACCGAACCACAGCAACAACAGGCGGAGAAGCAAGTGAGGAAACGCCGCTACGCTGCGTACGACCCGGACGAGCTGGCAGAAAGGATCTTGAAATATCTGCCGGATTAA